A genomic region of Anopheles coustani chromosome 3, idAnoCousDA_361_x.2, whole genome shotgun sequence contains the following coding sequences:
- the LOC131259847 gene encoding transcription initiation factor TFIID subunit 7, whose product MPDKPTKTEAKKDDVAELETQFIMRMPKEPSGALREAIQSGANNLKDRLFIRLDNDLRYGEVRFDHWLLHAKVVDLPTIIESLKTIDSKNFYKTADICQMMICKEEPDQQSAEEESPNKNKKKDPNKVDKKYLWPHGITPPCKNVRKRRFRKTLKKKYVEAPEIEKEVKRLLRVDNDAVNVKWELITEEEDPNKPSPGSGTDNGAPNKSPSKNTKKSSYNKELGEHDIFGEEVSDSDEEDNPINKNIDIDESSRLSAEADDSRLSDSSSYQGTQQGERNPATEFNKSMFSGAGSSSGYRASRRSDTGAGGSKSMSYFQGESSRMDSDNDSSDMPQGGGFGNSQNSNANSATASVNNNARIYELQRQISDLKAQRNQKEQEIRTIENQTLRQRLQDKLDSLLMEIEDKEKEIQDLQAGDKYNLD is encoded by the exons ATGCCGGATAAACCAACTAAAACGGAAGCCAAAAAAGATGATGTAGCTGAACTTGAAACGCAATTCATCATGCGCATGCCAAAG GAACCGTCGGGTGCTCTTCGTGAGGCGATTCAAAGTGGCGCAAATAACTTGAAGGATCGACTGTTTATCCGTTTGGACAACGATCTACGTTATGGGGAGGTCCGGTTCGACCATTGGTTGCTCCACGCCAAGGTGGTTGATCTTCCAACTATCATAGAATCGCTGAAAACGATTGATTCGAAAAACTTTTATAAAACCGCCGACATTTGCCAAATG ATGATTTGCAAGGAGGAGCCCGATCAGCAGTCCGCGGAAGAGGAATCGCCGAAtaagaataagaaaaaagatcCTAACAAAGTTGACAAGAAGTACCTTTGGCCGCACGGAATTACACCACCGTGTAAAAACGTACGCAAACGACGGTTCCGTAAAacgttgaagaaaaaatatgtcGAGGCGCcggaaatagaaaaagaagtgaaacGGCTATTGCGGGTGGATAACGATGCGGTGAACGTCAAGTGGGAGCTCATCACCGAGGAGGAAGATCCAAACAAACCGTCCCCGGGTTCGGGAACGGACAACGGGGCCCCGAACAAGAGCCCATCGAAGAACACTAAAAAGAGTAGTTACAACAAGGAGTTGGGCGAGCACGATATCTTCGGTGAGGAAGTTTCCGATTCCGACGAAGAAGATAATCCGATCAACAAGAACATCGACATCGACGAAAGCAGCCGGTTGTCGGCGGAAGCTGACGATAGCCGACTGTCCGATTCCAGCTCCTACCAGGGAACGCAACAGGGTGAACGGAATCCAGCGACCGAATTTAACAAGAGCATGTTCAGCGGAGCTGGTTCTAGCAGTGGATATCGGGCGTCTCGGCGTTCCGACACGGGTGCCGGTGGATCGAAGTCCATGTCCTACTTCCAGGGTGAGAGCTCACGTATGGATTCCGATAACGATTCGTCCGACATGCCACAGGGTGGCGGTTTTGGCAATAGTCAAAACAGCAACGCGAACAGCGCAACTGCTAGCGTTAACAATAATGCGCGAATCTATGAGCTTCAGCGACAAATTAGCGACCTTAAAGCGCAACGAAACCAGAAGGAGCAAGAAATTCGGACCATCGAAAATCAAACGCTGCGGCAAAGGCTGCAAGACAAGCTGGATAGCTTGCTTATGGAGATTGAAGATAAGGAAAAGGAG ATACAAGATCTTCAGGCTGGAGATAAATATAATTTGGATTAA